Within Hydrogenispora ethanolica, the genomic segment AAGAGATTACTGGAGCTGGGAGCACCGGATATTATCGTACGGAATGAGAAGCGGATGCTTCAAGAAGCGGTCGACGCCCTAATCGATAACGGTCGCCGGGGCAGACCGGTGACCGGACCTGGAAATCGTCCCTTAAAATCCTTAAGCGATATGCTAAAAGGAAAACAGGGCCGTTTCCGTCAGAACTTATTGGGTAAACGGGTTGACTATTCGGGCCGTTCCGTTATTGTGGTAGGCCCAGAACTGAAATTGCATCAATGCGGTCTGCCGAAGGAGATGGCCCTTGAGTTATTCAAGCCTTTCGTGATGAAACGACTGGTCGACAAAGGGCTGGTTCATAATATTAAGAGCGCCAAACGAATGGTGGAACGGGTAAAAACCGAGGTCTGGGATGTGCTTGAAGAAGTGATTCACGAGCATCCGGTTCTCTTAAACCGTGCCCCGACCCTGCACCGCTTGGGAATTCAAGCATTTGAGCCGGTGCTGGTCGAAGGCCGGGCGATCAATATTCACCCGCTGGTTTGTACAGCCTATAACGCGGACTTCGACGGCGACCAAATGGCTGTCCACGTGCCTTTGTCCGCCGAAGCGCAAGCGGAAGCCCGTATTTTGATGTTGTCCGCTCATAACATCCTATCTCCGGCCAATGGCCGCCCGATTGCCACTCCGACTCAGGATATGGTTCTGGGTTGCTATTATTTGACTATTGCACGGGATGGCGTGCTGGGCGAGGGCCAGGCCTTTATCAACGCCACCGATGTAAATTATGCTTACGAGGTCGGAGCGATTTCGCTTCATGCCAAGATTAAGTTCCGTTTGAACGGTGAGTGGATTGATACGACGCCGGGCCGGGTCATCTTCAATGACCGGGTGAAGCTGGATCTGTTGCCGGATCCGGTGGCCAATTTCCAGCTCACCAATTGCATTATCGACCGGGGCAAGTTGGGCCAATTGGTCGGAAAGTGCGCCCGGAGCCATAGTGTGGCCAAGACAGCCGAGATTCTCGACCAGATCAAGCGGCTCGGATTCCGTTTTGCCACCCAATCCGGCACCACGATCGCCATTGACGACATTACGGTTCCCAAAGCCAAACAGGATATTTTGGCGGACGCCGAAAAGCAGGTCGAACAGGTTGAAGAGCAATTCCGGCGCGGCCTAATCACTGGCGATGAGCGGTATCAGCGCTTCATCGACATTTGGACCAAAGCCAAAGAGCAAGTGACCGATGCGATGAACCGCAATTTGGACCGGTTTAACTCGGTATACATGATGTCGATCTCCGGAGCCCGCGGTAATCCCGCTCAGTTAGCCCAGTTGGCCGCGATGCGCGGACTGATGACCGACCCTTCCGGTCGAATCATCGACTTGCCGATTCGCGCCAATTTCCGGGAAGGCCTTACCGTCTTGGAGTTCTTCATCTCGACTCACGGAGCCCGGAAAGGCTTGGCTGACACCGCGTTGCGGACCGCCGACTCTGGATACCTGACCCGTCGTCTGGTCGATGTTGCCCAAGATGTGATTGTTCGCGAGGATGATTGCGGCACCACCGAGGGGATCAAAGTAAGCGCCATCATTGAAGGCAATGAAGAGATTGAAAAATTACGGGAACGGATTAGCGGCCGGATATCGGTCGAAGATATCTATGATCCCAACACCAATGAATTGATCGTCGCCGCCAATTCGGAAATCGACGAAGAGATAGCCGAGAAGATCGATAAGGCCGGAATCAAAGAGGTCGTCATCCGTTCGGTATTGACCTGCCGGAGCCGTTTCGGAGTTTGTATCAAATGTTACGGACGAAATCTGGCAACCGGTAAGCTGGTTGATGTCGGAGAGGCGGTTGGTATTATCGCTGCACAATCCATCGGTGAGCCTGGAACGCAATTGACCATGCGTACCTTCCATACCGGTGGTGTCGCCGGAGATGACATCACTCAAGGTCTTCCCCGTGTCGAAGAGCTGTTTGAAGCCAGGAAACCTAAAGGGCAAGCGATCGTCAGTGAAATCGGCGGCACTTGCAAGATTAGCGAGGTCAAAGGAGTACGAAGGGTCAGTGTTATCTCGGATACCGGAGAGGAGAAAGTATACCAGGTCCCGTTCGGTTCCCGCCTGCGGGTTAAAGAAGGAACTCAGGTGGTTGCCGGCGATCTCTTGACCGAGGGCTCCGCCAATCCGCACGATATTCTCAAGGTCAAAGGGATCCAGGGAGTCCAGATGTATCTGGTTCAGGAAGTTCAAAACGTCTACCGCTCCCAGGGTGTCTGGATCAATGATAAGCATATTGAAGTGACTGTCCGCCAGATGTTGCGCAAACGTAAAGTTGAACATTCCGGCGATACGGATCTGTTGCCCGGCGGATTGGTCGATGTCTTTGAACTGGAGGATGAGAATCTCAAGGTCGAAGCAGAGGGTGGAGAACCGGCAATTGCCAGGCCGCTCCTGCTGGGAATCACCAAGGCGTCGCTGGCAACCGATAGCTTCCTGTCGGCCGCCTCGTTCCAAGAGACTACCCGGGTCCTCACCGAAGCTTCGATTAAAGGTAAAAAGGATCCGTTAATCGGCCTCAAGGAAAATGTCTGTATCGGTAAGTTGATTCCGGCCGGTACTGGAATGTCCCGTTATCGCAACGCCAAGATTAGCAGCGATTGACGATAAGAATTTCTTGACACCGTATATATTTGATGTTAAAATATAAAAGTGTCTGATTTGGGACTTATTTCATGCGCTTTTTTGGAGGCGATGATGGCTCATTCTGTCCAGGCCATTCGCGAAGCTAAAGAAAAAGTAATTGGTTTAAAGCAAACTTTGCGAGCGATTCAACAGAATAAGGTTAGCGCCGTATATATCGCAAATGACATTGAAGATTTTTTGGTGAAACGGATTACGGATTGCTGCCAGGAGAACAAAATTCCGTTAACCGCGGTTGATTTTGGTCAAAAAGAACTTGGACATTTGTGCCAGATTGAGGTTGGGGCGTCAGTTGTCGCTCTGATCAAATAATATAAGCAACACGGAAGGAGGTTATTGATTTGCCAACGATTAATCAGTTAGTCAGAAAAGGTCGCGAGGAAGTGTCAAAAAAGAGTACCGCTCCGGCTCTGGGTTGGGCTTACAACGTAAATAAAGAGCAAATGATCAAAACCGACGGTAGCCCGCAAAAAAGAGGGGTCTGTACTCGTGTTTCGACGGTTACTCCTAAAAAGCCGAATTCGGCATTGCGTAAAGTAGCGAGGGTGCGTCTGACGAACCGCATGGAAGTCACCGCTTATATCCCGGGCGAAGGTCACAATCTGCAGGAGCACTCGGTTGTACTAATCCGTGGTGGTCGTGTGAAGGATCTTCCTGGTGTGCGTTATCACATCATCCGGGGAACTTTGGACACTGCCGGTGTTCAAAATCGTAAGCAAGGTCGCTCCAAATACGGTGCTAAAAAACCGAAAGCTACTGCTACGAAGAAGAAGTAAAGGAACGGGGGTATTCGTGTGCCGCGTCGTGGATTTATTACTAAAAAAGAACTGGCTGCTGACCCGATTTTTGGTAGCAAGCAAGTGAGTGAAATGATCAGCCGGTTGATGCTTCAAGGCAAAAAGAGCCTTGCTGAACGGATTTTTTATAACGCCATGAATATCGTTGGCGAAAAATCCGGCAAAGAATCGATCGAAGTTTTTCAAACCGCGCTAAAAAATGTCATGCCGGTTTTGGAAGTGAAACCGCGCCGGGTTGGTGGTGCTACCTATCAGGTTCCGGTGGAAGTGCGGCCGGAGCGCCGGCAATCGTTGGCGATTCGTTGGATGGTTACCAATGCCCGAAATCGCGGCGATTTAAAGACGATGGAAGAGAAGTTGGCTGCGGAGATTCTTGACGCCTCTCAAGGTGTGGG encodes:
- the rpoC gene encoding DNA-directed RNA polymerase subunit beta', whose protein sequence is MLDANNFDALKIGLASPEQIRAWSSGEVKKPETINYRTLKPEREGLFCEKIFGPQRDWECHCGKYKRVRYKGIICDRCGVEVTRSKVRRERLGHIELAAPVSHIWYFKGIPSRMGLLLDMSPRHLEKIIYFASYVVVDTGNTPLIKKQLLSENEYREAREKYGQSFKALMGAEAIKKLLEEVDLEKLAVELKKEVKEVSGQRRIRAIRRLEVVESFRKSVSRPDWMVLDVVPVIPPELRPMVQLDGGRFATSDLNDLYRRVINRNNRLKRLLELGAPDIIVRNEKRMLQEAVDALIDNGRRGRPVTGPGNRPLKSLSDMLKGKQGRFRQNLLGKRVDYSGRSVIVVGPELKLHQCGLPKEMALELFKPFVMKRLVDKGLVHNIKSAKRMVERVKTEVWDVLEEVIHEHPVLLNRAPTLHRLGIQAFEPVLVEGRAINIHPLVCTAYNADFDGDQMAVHVPLSAEAQAEARILMLSAHNILSPANGRPIATPTQDMVLGCYYLTIARDGVLGEGQAFINATDVNYAYEVGAISLHAKIKFRLNGEWIDTTPGRVIFNDRVKLDLLPDPVANFQLTNCIIDRGKLGQLVGKCARSHSVAKTAEILDQIKRLGFRFATQSGTTIAIDDITVPKAKQDILADAEKQVEQVEEQFRRGLITGDERYQRFIDIWTKAKEQVTDAMNRNLDRFNSVYMMSISGARGNPAQLAQLAAMRGLMTDPSGRIIDLPIRANFREGLTVLEFFISTHGARKGLADTALRTADSGYLTRRLVDVAQDVIVREDDCGTTEGIKVSAIIEGNEEIEKLRERISGRISVEDIYDPNTNELIVAANSEIDEEIAEKIDKAGIKEVVIRSVLTCRSRFGVCIKCYGRNLATGKLVDVGEAVGIIAAQSIGEPGTQLTMRTFHTGGVAGDDITQGLPRVEELFEARKPKGQAIVSEIGGTCKISEVKGVRRVSVISDTGEEKVYQVPFGSRLRVKEGTQVVAGDLLTEGSANPHDILKVKGIQGVQMYLVQEVQNVYRSQGVWINDKHIEVTVRQMLRKRKVEHSGDTDLLPGGLVDVFELEDENLKVEAEGGEPAIARPLLLGITKASLATDSFLSAASFQETTRVLTEASIKGKKDPLIGLKENVCIGKLIPAGTGMSRYRNAKISSD
- a CDS encoding ribosomal L7Ae/L30e/S12e/Gadd45 family protein, with the protein product MAHSVQAIREAKEKVIGLKQTLRAIQQNKVSAVYIANDIEDFLVKRITDCCQENKIPLTAVDFGQKELGHLCQIEVGASVVALIK
- the rpsL gene encoding 30S ribosomal protein S12 is translated as MPTINQLVRKGREEVSKKSTAPALGWAYNVNKEQMIKTDGSPQKRGVCTRVSTVTPKKPNSALRKVARVRLTNRMEVTAYIPGEGHNLQEHSVVLIRGGRVKDLPGVRYHIIRGTLDTAGVQNRKQGRSKYGAKKPKATATKKK
- the rpsG gene encoding 30S ribosomal protein S7, which produces MPRRGFITKKELAADPIFGSKQVSEMISRLMLQGKKSLAERIFYNAMNIVGEKSGKESIEVFQTALKNVMPVLEVKPRRVGGATYQVPVEVRPERRQSLAIRWMVTNARNRGDLKTMEEKLAAEILDASQGVGASIKKKEDTHKMAEANRAFAHYRW